The nucleotide window cccaccaacccctcccccatcccctctgtccgtcctcatcccacctcccccacccctcctctccccattccccagccctccatcccccacccagccctccccatcccctctgtccgtcctcatcccacctcccccacccctcctctccccattccccagccctccgtccccccaccaacccctcccccttcccctctgtccatcctcatcccacctcccccacccctcctctccccattccccagccctccccatcccctctgtccgtcctcaacccacctcccccacccctcctctccccattccccagccctccgtccccccacccagccctcccccatcccctgtccatcctcatcccacctcccatCCTTCCATCCCCACTCCTGCGCCCACACATggatccctccctccatccacccccctccatccctctgccccccccatgccccactcATCTGTTCCTGCACCCATCggcccatccccactcctccatccACCCCATCCCCGGTATCCCTTCCCCATAcgcacccctccatcccccatccccccatatcccccccatccccacccctccgtCCACCCACCTCCATCCCAATGTCCCTCCCATGCCTCACCCATCTGTTCCTGAACCCATCAATCCATCCTCTGTCCCCCCTTCATCCCGCCCATCCTCTCCatacccccatacacacacctccatccatccatccatccatctgtccctccccacacccacccctccatccccgtccccccatacacacacctccatccatccatccctccccacacccacccctccatccccgtccccccatatccctcccccatagacacccctccatccccccatatccctcccccttcccctcccctccatccacccccttCCATCCATCTATCGTCCCCACGCCCCATCCATTTGTTCCTGCACCCATCAACCCatccctctgtccccctcccttccccccataccccccgccacacacctccatccatccatccccacacccacccctcaaTCCTCCCATCCCCCGTCCCCCCATATccctcccccatacacacccctccatctccccaatcccccatatccctccccccatatgcacccctccatccacccatatccctccccccatacgcacctccatccatccatccccatacccACCCCTCCATCTCCCAATACCTGTCCCCCCATGTCACCCACCCCtccaaccccccatccccccatatccctccccccatccccaaccctCCATGCACCcccatatccctccccccatccacccccctccatccatccacccatccagaCAACCGAGGGCTTGGCTCAGATCAGCTGGTCTAGGCTGGGGTTTCCATCTAACTCtcgtccctccctgcccctcctgcaggTGCTCCCCAGATCCCAGCCTGCCCCCGGGCCCCCACCCCACGATGCTGCATCTCCAAGTCgccagccccaccctggccctgctcagcctcttgGTGCTGCTGGTGGCTCTGGGCTCTGACCACTGGCTGCTGTTAAAGGAAAACCAGATCGTGATGCATTCGGGCCTGTGGAAGCTCTGCATGAATCTGGGGTGTCTGATACCTTTGCATGTACCAGGTAAGGGCAGCCCGGCTCTGCCAGGGATCCCACTGCTCCCACCAGCCACCTCCAGGACTCCCGGGTTGtaaccccagctctgggaggggagtggggtctatgggttagagcagggctgggggtggctgggagccaggactcctgggttctgcggTAGTTTGTTGCCATGTTCGTCTCCATTTCAGCCCTGGTCTCTCTTGTCTCCTCAGATCTCATTAATGCCAGCAGGGCTTGCCTGATCCTGGCCGTGATCGCCGGGTTGCTCTCCTGCTTGGCTCTCCTCGCCTCGTTCTTCTGCTCCCACCTCGGCTCCGTGTCCCTGACCCTGGTCTCCGCCGTGGGCAGCTTCAGCGCCGGTAGCACCCCCTCGGGCCCCCTTCCCCCAGC belongs to Natator depressus isolate rNatDep1 chromosome 24, rNatDep2.hap1, whole genome shotgun sequence and includes:
- the LOC141977410 gene encoding protein NKG7-like; translation: MLHLQVASPTLALLSLLVLLVALGSDHWLLLKENQIVMHSGLWKLCMNLGCLIPLHVPDLINASRACLILAVIAGLLSCLALLASFFCSHLGSVSLTLVSAVGSFSAGLCATVAMAVFTSQSTKTIMITSAQVSFGWSFYVGWAACPLSLLASVVTHCSQGSSSR